From the Chloroherpetonaceae bacterium genome, the window GTGCTTACCATCGGGCAAGTAAAGTGGCGATTGTACCTGCTCGCCATTCGAGAAGTGCGTGAGTGGGCGAATTGCCAGTTTTACGCTGTCGCCGTCCGCATCTGGAATGAAATTGCCTTCTACCAAATTCTGCGTGCCATCGCGCTGGTGCACGGCGACAAATCGCGTCTCATCTGGTGAGAGCGCAGGCATTTCCAGCCGTGCTTGGTAAGTCAAGCGACGCTCTTGGCGTGTGTGCAAATCATAGACGAAAAGGTCGTTATACTTTTGAATGCGAAAGTTTGTGCCTGTGTAGCGAGAGTAGAGGAGAAATCGCTCATCTTTGGTAAGCACCAAACGCGACGACACGCCGCTTTGCAGCACATCCAGACTGGTCGGGTGAAACGGTCGTGCACACACTTTGCACTGCGAAAAGCGTGGCTCACGCTCTCCTGCTGCGTAAAGTTGCGTCAATTTGCGGACGGTTGGCATGGCCTCTGAGCACAGTGAATCACCGTATAGGCGGCGCGTTAGCACGCTATGTCCGCCGAAATCTGCACCAAGATTGGAGATGTAGTAGAGGCGGCTGCCATCAGGTGAAAAGACCGGGTAGAGATTCGCATAGCCACGCGATTCAATGATTTTGCCTTCAACTTGATGCGCCAGCACAGGCGCAATGCGGGCTTGGTAGTCTCGCTCGAGATATGTGCGCCATTCCTGATAGATTTCACTGGACGGCTTGCCAAAGGTTTGCTCCACTGCAGCATGCATATTGAGCGTGCCCAGCGAGGCAAAGTTTTTGCAGAGCGCAGCCAGTTTCTCCTCGCCATACCGCATAGCCAGAAAGCGCGCCAGTGCAAAGCCAGAGTTGTAGGTAAATTCAAAATCAATGCTGCGCTTAGAGCTGAAGTTAGAAAGCTGGTCGAAGTCCAGAAGTTTGTGCTCGAGCGTTAGCGTGCGCAAAATCATATCGCGGTGTGTGTCCCAAGTGTCGTAACGCAGCTCAGGACGTTGGTATTGCGCCACACCTTCCGCCAGCCAAAATGGGACATTGATACCTGCAATTGGGTAGGATACCACAAGATTTGGAAAGCCATAGAGAATGTCTGGACGGCGAACCTGCTCATAGCCAAAGACTTGCAAGTATATGGCAGGCACTTGTTGCCCAAATTTCTGAGCTGCGGTCAGCGAGACAATATGCGTGTATTCATGCGTGATGACATTGCGTAGCCAATTATGCTGACCGCGCAAGTTGAATTCCAGTGCTGGCGCCCAGATTTCAATCTTGTTCTCAAAAAAGTATGCGCCACCGTTGGAGTAGTCATCTGTGTCCTTGATAATGATATGCACTTTGCCGGGGTCGTGCTGATACAGTGAGGTAATTGGCTTGTAAATTTCCTCTGCAATTTTCGCCGCGACCTTTGCGCTGCGCTCAGCGCCTTCGTGGTAGTGAATTGCAAAGTGTTCGGTCTCAATCGTCAGCCAGCGTAACTCGGGGTGGCTGTAGGCTTCAGGCTGCGCCCAGAGTGTTGGCGCGCCGCCAAGTAGACACCCTAGTAGAACGGCAAAAGCGGCAGTAGCTCGCAACGGCTGCATCTGAATCTATGGTTGCACAGCGTTTTAGTAGCGTCCATACAGCGTGAGTGCGCAAATATGCCGAACATTGTCTAATAAAACAATTCACAACAGTGTCGCTTGCACACTGCCACGGTTGGCAAGCTCTTTTGTCACTATTGAGCCGGTAAGGACACACGACGCTCACACTTGGACTTGAAAAATGTGCTTGGGTCAAAGATTTTGCCGGGATTCAGCACGCTATGAGGGTCTAAGGCGGCTTTGAAGCGACGCATCACTTCCACTTGCGTGCTACCTGCAGCTTTTTCGAGAAACTTTTTCTTTGCCAGCCCTGTGCCGTGCTCACCCGTAATGGTACCACCAAATTGCACGGCTGCATCAAAGATTTTTTCAAAGAAACACTCGCTGCGGTGCACTTCATCTTTATTTCGCTCGCTAATGAGGCATGTCGGGTGCAAGTTGCCATCGCCAAGATGACCAAAGTTTCCGACCAACACTTGATGGGCTTTGGCAGTGCGTTGCACCAGCTCCAACATATCGGGCAAGGCTGAGCGTGGCACGCTTGCATCTTCCAGAATGGTCGTAGGTCTTAGGCGCGCTAATGCCGAGAAAGCGGACTTGCGTGCCAGCTTGAGGCGCGAAGCTTCGGCTTCAGTTTCCGCTGCACGCACAAAGCGTGCCCCCAGCTTTTGCGCAAGTTGAAAAACGGTTTGTGCTTCTTCTTCCACCACCGCCTTGTGCCCATCTAACTCAATCAGCACCAGTGCCGCACTATCCGTTGGTAGCCCTATCTTCGCATAGCCCTCTACGGCTTGAATGGTGGTTTGGTCTAAAAATTCAAACATCGCTGGCACAATGCGAGCGCGCGCCACTTCCACTACGAATTCGCCCACTTTAGCCAGCGAATCCAGATACGCCACAATGACTCTCGAAGCTTCAGGCTTCGGCAAAAGCCGCAAAGTAGCTTTGGTGAAAATGCCTAATGTGCCCTCAGAGCCGATAAAGACATCTTTGAGATTTAGGCCCTGCACATCTTTGATGGAACGCGAGCCCAGCGTAATTAGCTCACCTGATGGCAACACCACATCAAGCGTCAGCACATAGTTTTTGGTCACACCATACTTCAAGCCCCGCAAGCCCCCCGCATTCTCGGCAATGTTGCCACCAATGGTAGAAATGGTCGCACTGCCCGGGTCAGGCGGATAAAACAAGCCTTTTTCTTCTACTGCCTTTTGCAGCACTGCAGTGATAACGCCGGGCTCTACAGTTGCGGTAAAATCTGCTTCGTTAATCTCCAAAATGCGGTTCATCGGTGGAAAAAGCAGCACGATGCTATCTGGCACAGGCACGCTTCCACCTGAAAGCCCAGAACCCGAACCACGTGGCACCACCGCAAAGCGTGCTTCATTGGCTAATTGCATAATCTTACATACCATTTCGGGCGTGCGCGGGATGACGACTGCCTCAGGCTTTTGGCGCAGCATCGGCGTGGCATCGTAGGAGTAAAGCAGCTTATCCAGCTCCGAATCCAAATAATTTTCTCTGCCGACGATTTCACGAAGCGCATTTAGTACGCTTTTTGCAATCATTTACTCAATGCGTAGAAAAAATTGATTCCGATCGACCGAGCGCAAGGTATCACGAAAATTGCTGGCAAAGACCGTGTAGAAGTATGGCGAATTGTTTTGAAATGAGGGCAGGGCACGCAGGAAATCACCAGAGACCAGCAAACTTTCCGCTGTCGTCTCTACACTGAGCACTCGACCATTGTCGAAATTTGTGTCCAAGTCCAGTACCGCAGTGTATTTAATCACGCCGCCTAGCTCGAAGCGAGCTGACTCCCACACCAGCCGCAGCGTATCGCGCTGGCTCATGACCACCAGTGAATCTTTGGCAGGCACCAGCAGGCGGAACGCACCAATCGTGCGACGCGGCACTTGAGGCGCTGATGGATTGCTCTCCGGCCCACAAGACTGCACTACAGCGAGGACTGTCAGCAGTGAAAGCGCAAGATATTTTTTCATTGCTTTGGTCAAAGGATTGAACCTGCAAATCTAACAAACTGGATAAAGTTTTCGGTGTTGCCAGTGCCCCAAATCTGAGAATGATGAAAAAAAGAAAGGCTGCTTCCCGCCGAAATAGGAAACAGCCTTTGTTTGACAGCGCAAGTTGAAAAGAACGAGGAGCAGCACTCAAATTAGCGCATATGGAGATCGAAGCGGTCGAGGTTCATCACCTTTGTCCATGCAGCAACGAAGTCTCGCACGAATTTTTCATGCGCATCATCGCAGGCATAGACTTCCGCTAACGCACGCAGCTCGGAATTTGAGCCAAAGATGAGATCGACCCGCGTGGCGCGCCACTTTACTTGTCCTGTCTTGCGGTCGCGTCCTTCAAAGATGTAACGCGATTCATCAACAGGCTGCCATTCGGTGCTCATATCCAGCAGATTGACGAAGAAGTCATTGGTTAGCACCTCAGGGCGAGTTGTAAAGATGCCAAGATTGGAGCCATCGTAGTTCGCATTGAGCGCACGCATACCGCCCACCAGCACGGTCATCTCTGGTGCTGTGAGGGTCAGAAGCTGTGCTTTGTCGACCAGCAAGTGCTCCGCTGGCACTACCGACTTGGCTTTGAGGTAGTTGCGGAAGCCATCGGCGAAAGGCTCTAAGACTTCAAACGACTGCACATCGGTTTGCTCCTGTGTAGCATCGTTGCGTCCGGGCGCAAATGGCACAGTAATTTCTACCCCTGCTGCTTTGGCTGCCTTCTCTACAGCTGCACAGCCGCCTAGCACAATCAAGTCAGCCAGTGAGATTTTCTTGCCATCGGTCTGCGCACTGTTAAATTCTTGCTGAATCTTTTCCAAAATGCCTAAGACGTGTGAAAGCTCGGTGGGGTTATTGACTGCCCAGTAGCGTTGCGGAGCCAACCGAATGCGTGCGCCATTTGCTCCACCGCGCTTGTCCGAATCACGATAGGTTGAAGCCGACGCCCACGCTGTGCGAACCAGTTGCGCAATGCTGAGACCTGAGGACAGAATCTTCTCCTTGAGCGCCTTGATGTCGTGCTCCTCGACCAACTTGTAGTTTACGGGTGGAATTGGGTCTTGCCAGATGAATTCTTCCTCAGGCACTTCAGGACCAATGTAGCGGATTTTTGGCCCCATATCGCGGTGCGTCAGTTTGAACCAAGCGCGTGCAAAGGCTTTTTCGAACTCATCAGGATGTTCATAGAATCGGCGAGAAATTTTTTCATAGATGGGGTCATAGCGCAGCGAAAGGTCGGTCGTGAGCATCGTGGGTAGGTGCTTCTTGTTCGGGTCATATGCATCAGGAATGACCGGCTCGGCGTTCTTTGCAACCCACTGATAGCCACCTGATGGACTCTTCGTCAGTTCCCACTCATACTCAAAAAGATGCTTGAAGTAATCGTGACTCCACTTAGTCGGTGTGCGTGTCCAAGTCACTTCTAAGCCGCTAGTAATGGTATCAGGGCCTTTTCCAGTGCCATATTTGCTTGCCCAGCCTAAGCCTTGCATTTCAATTGGGGCTGCCTCAGGGTCGGGACCGACCAGCGACTTATCCCCAGCGCCGTGGGCTTTGCCGAATGTGTGTCCGCCTGCAATGAGTGCCACAGTTTCTTCATCATTCATTGCCATTCGTGCAAACGTTTCACGAATATCTTTGGCTGCAGCGATAGGGTCAGGATTGCCGTTTGGCCCTTCAGGATTGACATAAATTAATCCCATTTGCACGGCGGCAAGCGGATTTTCCAACTCACGGTTGCCCGAGTAGCGATACTTGTCGCTTAGCCATTCTTTTTCAGCGCCCCAGTAAATGCTTTCATCTGGCTCCCAGACATCTTCACGCCCGCCTGAAAAGCCTAGTGGCTTAAAGCCCATTGATTCGAGCGCCACGTTACCCGCCAGAATCATTAAGTCGGCCCATGAAATCTTGCTGCCGTATTTTTTCTTGATAGGCCAAAGCAAGCGGCGCGCTTTGTCAAGGTTTTGGTTGTCTGGCCAGCTATTAGTTGGGGCGAAGCGCTGCAAACCTTTGCTAGCGCCACCGCGGCCGTCGCCAATGCGGTATGTGCCTGCCGCATGCCACGCCATTCGAATGAACAGCCCACCGTAATGACCGAAGTCAGCCGGCCACCAATCCTGCGAATCAGTCATTAGCTTGTGCAGGTCTTGCTTTAGGGCTTGGTAATCCAAGCTCTTAAAGGCTTCACGGTAGTTAAAGCCTTTATCCATTGGATTGGTCAGCTCCGAGTGCTGACGCAGAATAGATAGATTGAGCCGATGCGGCCACCAGTCAGTATTCTTGGTGCCAATCGCCGCAGAGCCATTGCGAAATGCACCTGTAAAGGGGCATTTCGAAGCGCCGTTTGTTGCGCTTGCTGTGGTCGAAGAAGCCATGATGTTTTCCATAACTCTCTGTGCAAGGTTTAGTTTTGAATAAACAAAGGCGTCAAAAACTGACGCCCTGAAAGTATTGGTTGTGCATATATCTATCAAATTGATATTTTCTATCTTTCAATAGATTTTTTTGATACTAAACCTATACTCACAATGAACCTTCAACAGTTAGAGTACATCGTTGCCGTAGAGCGATACAAGCACTTTGTAACAGCTGCTGAAAAGTGCTTCGTTACGCAAGCCACGCTTAGTATGATGATTAAAAAGCTTGAAGATGAGCTCGGTGTCAAGATTTTCGACCGTGCTAAGCAACCCGTTGTGCCGACTGTCATTGGTGAAAAAATCATTGAGCAAGCCAAAGTTGTGCTTCGTGAAGTCGCACGAATCAAAGAGATTGTTAAGGAAGAAACTGCACAGGTCAAAGGCGAACTCAAAATCGGTATTATTCCCACTCTTGCACCTTACCTTTTGCCGCTCTTTCTAAAAAACTTTTTAGCGAAGTATCCAGAGGTTAAACTGCAACTAAGTGAGCTGACCACGAGCGAAATCATTGAGCGTATCAAGCATAGCTCCTTAGATGCGGGCATTTTAGCTATTCCTCTCTCCGATCCTGACCTTATTGAACAGCCGCTCTTTAGCGAAGAATTTGTCATCTACTTTTCTGAGAAACATGCACAGTCCCCCAAAATGCATTTCTCCCCAGCCGACTTAGACGTCAGCCAGCTCTGGCTACTGGACGAAGGACACTGTATGCGCAATCAAGTCATCAATCTCTGTGGCTTGAAGCTCGAAGAACGCAGTCGACATCGCTTAGATCTCTCTGCTTCGAGCATCGAGACGCTCAAAAAAGTGGTCGACATCAATGAAGGCGTAACGGTGTTGCCTTACCTTGCGCTTCGTGATTTAACGAAAGCTCAGCTTCGTCGTGTGCGTTACTTCAAACCCCCTGTGCCTGTGCGAAAAATTGGGCTGGTTAGCTTTCGCTACTTTGTGAAAGAAAAAATGTTAGATGCATTGAAGGCTGAAATCCTCAGTGCTCTACCCCCTGAGATGCTAAGCGAGAAAAACAAAAAAGTGATTGAAATTAGCTTAGAGTAGATAACGCACTTTGCCTAATGCTGTCAAGCGAAATTCAGGGGAGAGCACACGCTACATTTGCTACGTTTGTTGCTTACGTGCTAAGGTCTTCCCGAATTTTTGTAGATTCCGAAAAGGCTCATCGTTTTGGGTATGAAGTCGTCTCCAAATCAAGATGTTGCGCTCGTTGCGATTGGCGAAGTGCTTATTGAGCCAGATGTGCTTACGGCGCAGTTTTGTTGTGATGTGCGCATCTGCAAGGGTGCTTGTTGCGTGTCAGGTGAAAAGGGTGCACCCGTTCTCTCCAAAGAAATTGAGCAGATTGAAGCCAACTTAGAGGCCGTCAAGCCTTTTTTGCCTGAGAAAAATTTGGAGGTTTTGTCGAAGAAAGGCATCTACGAGGTCTACCGTGGTGAGCTATATCTGCAGACAGTTGATGGGCAAGAGTGTGTATTTGCAAAGCTGGAAGCAGACGGCACGGCACGCTGTATGTTGGAGTATGCCTTCGAGCAAGGTGTCTCGAACTTTCAAAAGCCGATTTCGTGTCATCTTTATCCGATTCGCGTGCGTGCCCGCTTAGGCACCGATTACCTCATTTACTCACAGATTCCAGAATGCGAAGGCGGTCGAGTGCATGGCGCCGCACTCCATAAGCCCCTCATTGAGTTTGTTCGGCCTGCACTTGAACGCCTTTACGGCAAAAACTGGGCAGAGAAGCTCCTTCGGTTTGCTCAGTCAAAACATTTCAATCGATAAATCAGCGGCACGATGATGGGAACACAAGGGTTATCGCAGCGCCAAGTTCAAACGCTTCGTCTAAGTCCTCAGCAAATCCTTTACACCAAGCTGCTACAACTCCCTGTGCTGCAGCTGGAGCATCGCATCAAACAAGAGCTGGAGGAAAATCCTGCCCTTGAAGAAGGCACAGAGTCGGAAGAGATGACGGTGCTGTCCGCAGCCGATGAGGATATCCCTCCTGCGGATCCACCCACGGAGGTCGATCCTGTAGAGCTGGTGATGAACGGCACTGACTCATCTGAATCGTCTGATGCTGTGCTTGACCCCAAAGCTAAAGATGAAACCGCTTTTGAGAGTGAAATCGAGGAATATCTGCGTGAGCAAGATGATGAGGGCTTCAAGACCGCTCCGCTGGGTACACCAGACGATGAGTCCGATTCCCTTCAGCCTGTTGCCGAACAAAACTGGCGAGAAGACCTTATCAGTCAGCTTCACCTCTTGGAACTCAGCGAGCGCGAGATGCTGATTGCCGAAGAGATTATTGGTAATCTTGACAACGATGGATATTTGCGCTGTCCCCTGCAAGTCATTCGCGAGGGAGTCTTGATGCTGGGCGTGGAAGTGTCTGAACACGAAATTGAAGAGGTCTTAGCAAAAATTTGGGAGTTGGAGCCTGCAGGGGTCGGTGCGCGTAACTTGCAGGAGTGCTTGCTCATTCAGTTGCACGCTCTTGCTGGCGAGTTTGATGATGAACGCGAAGATGACCGCTTGCTGGCGCAAAAAATTCTCACACACCACTATGCAGACTTTACGATGATGCACTACCAGAAGCTGATGCAAAACTTAGGCATCACGCAAGCGCAGTTGCGTCGCGCTGTGCAGTTCATTCAAAAGCTGAATCCTAAGCCGATTCGCGGCTCCAGCGAGGCGCCCCGCTACATCATTCCTGATTTCATTGTAACTATCAAAGGTAACGAGGTGATGGTTACGCCAAATGAGCGGCAATTGCCACCTTTGCGTATCTCCCGCCGCTACAGAGACCTTCTGGAAAGCAAATCACAGAGTCGAGAAACCAAAGAGTTCATCAAGCAGAAGATTGAAGCGGCAAAAGGTTTCATCAGCGCCATTGAGATGCGCCGCCATACGATGCAAAAGATTATGACGGCTATCGTGCAGCGACAGTATGAGTTCTTTACAGTAGGTCCTGAAAAGCTCAAGCCAATGATTTTGAAAGACATTGCCGAAGATACTGGACTAGACATCTCAACCGTGAGTCGTGTCGTTAACGGCAAGTATGTGCAGACTGACAAAGGCATTTGGGAGTTAAAGTACTTTTTCAGCGCGGCGGTTGAAACAGAGTCAGGCGATGAGATTTCCAACCGCGTCATCAAGCAGTTCATTAAGGACTTTATTGAAAAAGAAGAATCTGGCAAACCTCTCTCCGACGATAAGCTAGCGGAGTTGCTGGCGCAACATGGTTACAAGGTTGCCCGACGCACCGTTACCAAATACCGCGAGCAGCTCAATATCCCTGTCGCACGGTTACGCAAAAAACTGGAAGCCAGCGAATAAAAATATCCCACTCAATCTCAGAGAATTTGCGTAACTTTTAGGCTCTTTAACGCAACAAAAATTTAACTTCACAATTAACGACGAAGGCATAACTTCCAACGGTGAAAAGACGTTTAGATTTACACGCAACGACCGTTATCGGTGTCTTGCGAGACGGCAAAGCTGCCTTAGGCAGCGATGGTCAGATGACACTCGGTAGCACCATTTTGAAGCAATCGACTTCGAAGGTGCGCCGAATGCTTGGCGGCAAAATTCTGGCTGGGTTTGCAGGGGCTACCGCCGATGCGCTGACGCTCTTGGAGCGCTTCGATGAAAAGCTGCAAGCACATAGTGGCAAAGTCGAGCGTGCGGCGGTCGAGCTTGCCAAAGATTGGCGTACCGATAAGTATTTGCGCCGCTTGGAAGCGATGTTAGCCGTGCTGAGCGCTGACCGCGCACTTATCATTTCCGGCACAGGCGATGTCATTGAGCCAGAAGACAACATCGTCGCTATCGGCAGTGGTGGAATGTATGCGTTGGCTGCTGCGCGCGCTTTGCTTCGTTCAACTAACAAAGATGCCCGAACAATTGTGGAAGAATCACTCAAGATTGCGTCAGAAATTTGCATTTACACAAATTTTAACATCAAAATTGAGGAACTCTAAGACAAAGCCCAGTAAGCATCTCTGAAACTGAAGCAACGACTCAATTTAACTGCAAAACGAACACCTTTAACAATGGCAAGAAAGTCAACAAGCGAGACCTTCACTGAAGAAAAGTCTGCAAAAGCCCTCCAGAACGGTAAGCATAGTGAATCACCCAAACAGGACTTGATGAGTCAGATGCAGCAACTTACGCCGCATCAAATTGTGCGGGAGTTAGATAAGTATATCATCGGTCAGCATGAAGCCAAGCGTTCTGTTGCGATTGCTTTGCGGAATCGATATAGGCGACAGAAAGTCGAAGGCCCGCTGCGTGATGAAATTATGCCAAACAACATCATTATGATAGGCCCAACTGGCGTGGGCAAAACAGAAATCTCCCGTCGCTTAGCAAAGCTGGCTGGTGCACCTTTCATAAAGGTTGAAGCTTCTAAGTTCACTGAAGTGGGTTACGTTGGGCGCGATGTGGAGTCTATGATTCGTGACCTTGTTGACCTTGCTGTCAATATGGTGCGCCAAGAAAAATCTGCGGAGGTCAAAGAAAAAGCTGCCCAATTGGTCGAAGAGCGCATTTTAGACATTTTGCTACCCAACACCAGCAAGTCCGCCAACGGAGAAGAGAGTGAAGAAACGCCACAAGACAGTAACACGGAAGGTGTGCCTCACGCCACCAGTCGAAGTCGCGAAAAAATGCGCGAGCGCCTGCGCTCTGGCAAACTTGAAGACCGCATTATTGAAATTGAACTGGCGTCCGAGAACTTCCCTGCTATGCAAATCTTTGGGCCTTTCGGCGCAATGGAAGATATTGGCGGAATGGTGCAAGACCTTATTGGCGGTCTGCCCAAGAAGCGCAAAAAACGCCGTGTCACGATTGCTGAAGCCCGCGTGCTTCTGGAGCAAGAGGAAATTCAGAAGCTGATTGATATGGACGCGGTCATCAAGGAAGCCATCCACCGTGTAGAGGAAACGGGTATCGTTTTCATTGACGAGATTGACAAAGTCGCTACTGCAGGGGGCGCAAGCGGTCGTGGTCCTGATGTCAGTCGTGAAGGCGTCCAGCGCGATCTTCTGCCTATCGTTGAAGGCTCAAATGTGATGACCAAATACGGTATGGTCAAAACTGACCATATTCTTTTCATTGCCTCTGGTGCTTTCCATGTCTCCAAGCCTTCCGATTTAATTCCGGAATTGCAAGGCCGCTTCCCGATTCGTGTAGAGCTAAAAAGCCTCACGGAGGATGATTTTGTCGCTATCCTTACGCAGCCAGAAAATGCACTTATCAAGCAATATGCAGCCCTGCTCAAAACCGAAGGCGTCGAGCTTGAATTTTCCGAAGATGGTATTCGTGCCATCGCCCGCACTGCAGCTGAGGTCAATGAAACGGTCGAGAACATCGGCGCCCGACGTTTGCACACAATTATGACCACTTTGCTTGAAGACTTAATGTTCGATGTGCCTGAGCATATACCTAGCAAAAAAGTGGTTGTAACGAAAGAAATGGTTGAAAGCAAACTGAGCAAAATTGCTAAAGATCGCGACCTTAGTCGATACATTCTCTAATGCATTAGGCTGGAACGCCCTGATGAACAATTTTTGTTGCAAGGCGTAAAAGAGGCTGGAAAACTGAAATTTGTTTAACCAAACTTTTCGTATCGCTATGCAGAATGTCCTTTTCTCTTCTCGCGCTGGAGTTGCGCAGGCTCTTGCCGCTGTCGAAAAGCGCGTGCTCAACCAAGTCTATACTTGGATGATGCTCGGTCTCGCCCTGACAGCCGCTGTTGCGTGGTATTGCGCCGATACGGCAGACATTCGCTCCTTTCTTCTGCAAAACCGCTGGGTGATGTGGGTACTAATTTTGGGTGAGCTTGGTTTAGTATTTGCCATCAGTGGGCTTATTAATCGTATCTCAGCGGTTGCAGCCACTTCGCTCTTCTTCATTTACTCTGCCCTTAACGGCATTACGCTCTCAACCATTTTTATGGTGTTTAATTTAGGCTCTATTGCGGGTGTTTTCCTTATCACTGCTGGCACCTTTGGCATTATGAGCCTTTATGGACTCACCACGCAGCGCGACCTTTCCAGCTTGGGCAATTTGCTCCTTATGGCGCTTATTGGTCTTGTGATTGCAGGCGTTGTTAATCTTTTCATTACCAGCTCTGTAATGAATATGATTATTAGCGCAATTGGTGTGCTGGTCTTCACAGGGCTTACGGCTTATGATGCACAGCGCATTAAGGAAATGGCTGCGTCTGCCTTAGACGGTGAAAGCGAAGGGAAACTTGCGGTTATCGGCGCACTCTCACTTTACTTAAACTTTATTAATCTCTTCCTAAGTCTCTTAAATCTGTTTGGCGGACGTAACGAAGAGTAAAGTGAAAATTTCTACGCTGGGCGGCAAATTTTGAGCCGCCCTTTTTATTTTTCAAAGTTTTGACTCAAACACTGCACCGATGGATTCGCTCAGAATTCTTGTTCTTAATGGAGTCAACCTCTCTCGCTTAGGTCGACGTGAACCTGAGCACTACGGCAAGCGTTCTTTGCAAGAAATTAACGATTCTTTGGTTCAGCGATTTCCTGACACAGAGCTTCAATTTTTCCAAACTGAACATGAGGGCGAGCTAATTGAAAAGCTCTATGAAGCGGAGGATAGCGGGGCAGTCAATGGGATTGTGCTTAATGCTGGCGCATATACGCATTACTCTATTGCTCTGCGCGATGCGATTGCTGCAATTAAGTTGCCTGTTGTAGAAGTGCACCTTTCAAACATTTATGCACGCGAGCCTTTTCGCCGCATATCAGTTTTGTCAGAAGTTTGCTTAGGTGTGATTTCTGGTTTTGGAGAAGAAAGTTACGCCTTAGGGATTTTAGCATTAAAAAGTTACTTCAAGCAAACTCGTCTCGAATACAAGCAGAAATGAAAGCGGAATTAAAAGTTGGTCTTACTGTCTCTGTGGCACTGTTGCTCTTAGGTTTTTCGCTTTGGTGGGCAAAAGATGTAAAGGTCGGCAGTAAGCACATCTATGCCCGATTTAGCAATGTCAGCGGTTTGCAAACTGGCGATCCTGTGATGGTAAATGGCTTACGCATTGGCAAGGTTGACGATATTAGGTTAGTAGAGAATGGAATTGATGTAAGGCTGTCTATTGCACCTGATGTGCCGCTCTACCGCAATGCTGTTGCGCATATCGCTATGCTGGAGCTTATGACGGGCAAGAAAATTGAGCTTACGCAAGGCAGTAAAGACGCGGGCGAATTGCAAGACGGGGAGCGCATTCGTGGCGTTTTTTTAGCTGACATTCCTGAGCTAATTGGCAGTGCAGGTGGCACGGTCGATACCTTACGCCACCTTATTGCAGATGTGCAGCGCACCCTCTACAATGCTAATATAATTTTGGGCGATGAAGAAGTGCAGGAGAACCTCAAAGCCTCTGTGCGAAACTTACGGATTGCTACTGCAGATTTAGCTGTTTTAAGCCGCGATTTGCGCTCTGCTGACATCAAGCAGTTGCTTGCTAATATCGACCGCACTGT encodes:
- the rpoN gene encoding RNA polymerase factor sigma-54, producing MMGTQGLSQRQVQTLRLSPQQILYTKLLQLPVLQLEHRIKQELEENPALEEGTESEEMTVLSAADEDIPPADPPTEVDPVELVMNGTDSSESSDAVLDPKAKDETAFESEIEEYLREQDDEGFKTAPLGTPDDESDSLQPVAEQNWREDLISQLHLLELSEREMLIAEEIIGNLDNDGYLRCPLQVIREGVLMLGVEVSEHEIEEVLAKIWELEPAGVGARNLQECLLIQLHALAGEFDDEREDDRLLAQKILTHHYADFTMMHYQKLMQNLGITQAQLRRAVQFIQKLNPKPIRGSSEAPRYIIPDFIVTIKGNEVMVTPNERQLPPLRISRRYRDLLESKSQSRETKEFIKQKIEAAKGFISAIEMRRHTMQKIMTAIVQRQYEFFTVGPEKLKPMILKDIAEDTGLDISTVSRVVNGKYVQTDKGIWELKYFFSAAVETESGDEISNRVIKQFIKDFIEKEESGKPLSDDKLAELLAQHGYKVARRTVTKYREQLNIPVARLRKKLEASE
- the hslV gene encoding ATP-dependent protease subunit HslV, producing the protein MKRRLDLHATTVIGVLRDGKAALGSDGQMTLGSTILKQSTSKVRRMLGGKILAGFAGATADALTLLERFDEKLQAHSGKVERAAVELAKDWRTDKYLRRLEAMLAVLSADRALIISGTGDVIEPEDNIVAIGSGGMYALAAARALLRSTNKDARTIVEESLKIASEICIYTNFNIKIEEL
- the hslU gene encoding ATP-dependent protease ATPase subunit HslU, encoding MQQLTPHQIVRELDKYIIGQHEAKRSVAIALRNRYRRQKVEGPLRDEIMPNNIIMIGPTGVGKTEISRRLAKLAGAPFIKVEASKFTEVGYVGRDVESMIRDLVDLAVNMVRQEKSAEVKEKAAQLVEERILDILLPNTSKSANGEESEETPQDSNTEGVPHATSRSREKMRERLRSGKLEDRIIEIELASENFPAMQIFGPFGAMEDIGGMVQDLIGGLPKKRKKRRVTIAEARVLLEQEEIQKLIDMDAVIKEAIHRVEETGIVFIDEIDKVATAGGASGRGPDVSREGVQRDLLPIVEGSNVMTKYGMVKTDHILFIASGAFHVSKPSDLIPELQGRFPIRVELKSLTEDDFVAILTQPENALIKQYAALLKTEGVELEFSEDGIRAIARTAAEVNETVENIGARRLHTIMTTLLEDLMFDVPEHIPSKKVVVTKEMVESKLSKIAKDRDLSRYIL
- a CDS encoding Bax inhibitor-1/YccA family protein, whose product is MQNVLFSSRAGVAQALAAVEKRVLNQVYTWMMLGLALTAAVAWYCADTADIRSFLLQNRWVMWVLILGELGLVFAISGLINRISAVAATSLFFIYSALNGITLSTIFMVFNLGSIAGVFLITAGTFGIMSLYGLTTQRDLSSLGNLLLMALIGLVIAGVVNLFITSSVMNMIISAIGVLVFTGLTAYDAQRIKEMAASALDGESEGKLAVIGALSLYLNFINLFLSLLNLFGGRNEE
- the aroQ gene encoding type II 3-dehydroquinate dehydratase, which gives rise to MDSLRILVLNGVNLSRLGRREPEHYGKRSLQEINDSLVQRFPDTELQFFQTEHEGELIEKLYEAEDSGAVNGIVLNAGAYTHYSIALRDAIAAIKLPVVEVHLSNIYAREPFRRISVLSEVCLGVISGFGEESYALGILALKSYFKQTRLEYKQK
- a CDS encoding MlaD family protein — encoded protein: MKAELKVGLTVSVALLLLGFSLWWAKDVKVGSKHIYARFSNVSGLQTGDPVMVNGLRIGKVDDIRLVENGIDVRLSIAPDVPLYRNAVAHIAMLELMTGKKIELTQGSKDAGELQDGERIRGVFLADIPELIGSAGGTVDTLRHLIADVQRTLYNANIILGDEEVQENLKASVRNLRIATADLAVLSRDLRSADIKQLLANIDRTVNSVETLLSDLQPEVKGAIGEARHTLRNADSLLISLRELTDRLKNDRASLAGKVLNDEKFVMKLDSVVNNLDSILKLGQKEGIKVQLRIF